One Thauera sp. K11 DNA window includes the following coding sequences:
- a CDS encoding TlpA family protein disulfide reductase — protein sequence MTRGARIALLIAVAAVAGAAGFLASRQFAPSAPAQVVAQETVDALFALQLPDTDGNEQTMAQWRGKVVVVNFWATWCPPCRKEIPDFSDASRALAGDPVQFVGLSIDDADKVRAFDKELDVPYPLLIASPQVLGLAAGFGNQAQALPFTVIFDRDGKVRHVKLGTLKRAELEGKIRALLAS from the coding sequence ATGACCCGCGGCGCCCGGATCGCCCTCCTGATCGCCGTTGCCGCCGTCGCCGGCGCGGCCGGCTTCCTTGCCAGCCGCCAGTTCGCCCCCTCGGCGCCCGCCCAGGTCGTGGCGCAGGAAACCGTGGATGCCCTCTTCGCCCTGCAACTGCCCGACACCGACGGCAACGAGCAGACGATGGCGCAGTGGCGCGGCAAGGTCGTCGTGGTCAACTTCTGGGCGACGTGGTGCCCCCCCTGCCGCAAGGAGATTCCCGATTTCTCCGACGCCAGCCGCGCGCTGGCCGGGGATCCCGTCCAGTTCGTCGGCCTCAGCATCGACGATGCCGACAAGGTGCGCGCATTCGACAAGGAACTGGACGTTCCCTATCCGCTGCTCATCGCCTCGCCACAGGTGCTCGGACTGGCCGCCGGCTTCGGCAACCAGGCGCAGGCCCTGCCCTTCACCGTGATTTTCGATCGCGACGGCAAGGTCCGCCACGTCAAGCTCGGCACCTTGAAGCGGGCCGAACTCGAAGGCAAAATCCGCGCACTGCTCGCATCCTGA
- the mpl gene encoding UDP-N-acetylmuramate:L-alanyl-gamma-D-glutamyl-meso-diaminopimelate ligase — translation MHIHILGICGTFMGGVALLARAAGHEVTGCDANVYPPMSTQLEEQGIALTEGYDASQIDLAPDMFVIGNAVSRGNPLLEAILDRGLPYASGPQWLAEHVLAGRWVLAVAGTHGKTTTTSLLAWMLEDAGLNPGFLVGGVPQNFGVSARLTESPFFVIEADEYDTAFCDKRSKFVHYRPRTAILNNLEFDHADIFADLAAIETQFHHLVRTIPGSGRIVANAHEDSLKRVIARGCWSELEWFNDDEQWSASTGASDAEAVFRLGSAELGRAAMPLAGRHNRENALAAIAAARHVGVAPAQAIASLARFQGIKRRLEVRGTVRGVTVYDDFAHHPTAIALTVDGLRRRETSGRILAVLEPRSNTMKLGVMKAQLPASLEQADAVFCYAGGLGWDAAAALSPLGARARAYEALDALVADVVAMARAGDHVLVMSNGGFGGVHQKLLDALAATA, via the coding sequence ATGCATATCCACATTCTCGGCATCTGCGGCACCTTCATGGGCGGCGTCGCGCTGCTCGCCCGGGCGGCGGGCCACGAGGTCACCGGCTGCGATGCGAACGTCTATCCGCCGATGAGTACCCAGCTCGAAGAGCAGGGCATTGCGCTCACCGAGGGCTACGACGCGTCGCAGATCGATCTCGCGCCGGACATGTTCGTGATCGGCAACGCCGTATCGCGCGGCAACCCGCTGCTCGAGGCCATCCTCGACCGCGGGCTGCCGTATGCATCGGGGCCGCAGTGGCTGGCCGAGCACGTGCTCGCCGGACGCTGGGTGCTGGCGGTGGCGGGGACCCACGGCAAGACGACCACCACCTCGCTGCTGGCGTGGATGCTGGAGGACGCCGGCCTGAATCCGGGCTTCCTGGTGGGCGGCGTGCCGCAGAACTTCGGCGTGTCGGCACGGCTGACGGAGTCGCCGTTCTTCGTCATCGAGGCGGACGAGTACGACACGGCGTTCTGCGACAAGCGCTCCAAGTTCGTGCATTACCGGCCGCGCACCGCGATCCTGAACAACCTCGAGTTCGACCATGCGGACATCTTTGCCGATCTGGCGGCGATCGAGACGCAGTTCCACCATCTCGTACGCACCATCCCCGGCAGCGGGCGCATCGTCGCCAATGCGCACGAAGACAGCCTGAAGCGGGTGATCGCGCGCGGTTGCTGGTCCGAACTCGAGTGGTTCAACGACGATGAGCAGTGGTCGGCCTCCACGGGCGCGTCCGATGCCGAGGCGGTGTTCAGGCTGGGCAGCGCCGAACTCGGCCGCGCCGCGATGCCGCTGGCCGGCCGGCACAACCGCGAGAACGCGCTGGCGGCGATCGCGGCGGCGCGCCACGTGGGCGTGGCGCCGGCGCAGGCGATCGCCAGCTTGGCGCGCTTCCAGGGCATCAAGCGGCGGCTGGAGGTGCGTGGCACGGTGCGCGGCGTCACGGTCTACGACGATTTTGCGCACCATCCGACGGCCATCGCGCTCACCGTCGACGGCCTGCGGCGGCGCGAGACCTCGGGGCGCATCCTGGCCGTACTCGAACCGCGCTCGAACACGATGAAACTGGGCGTGATGAAGGCGCAACTGCCGGCCAGCCTCGAGCAGGCCGATGCGGTCTTCTGCTATGCGGGCGGGCTGGGCTGGGATGCGGCGGCGGCGCTGTCACCGCTGGGCGCTAGGGCGCGGGCCTATGAAGCGCTCGATGCGCTGGTCGCGGACGTGGTGGCGATGGCGCGGGCGGGTGACCACGTCCTGGTGATGAGCAACGGCGGCTTCGGCGGAGTGCACCAGAAACTGCTGGATGCGCTTGCCGCGACGGCCTGA